The proteins below are encoded in one region of Desulfovibrio sp. JC022:
- a CDS encoding TRAP transporter permease — protein MADTTSTKAAVKKDSGGETLAIKRVIEGRTAQLLYATGIICSLFHLWVNTIGIMPEIQRNAVHYSFMLFIGFLQYPMLKRHARETLPIDYFLAILSFATGLYLVFFEDALHMRNEVPIMADLIAAGLAIVLLMEITRRTTGLLIPCLAAIFLFYGLGGGQYLDGLWHFPGVTVQRMLYRMYFAPDGIFGTIATISSTFVFLFVLFASFLIKSGAGEFIIKLAMASMGRTIGGPAKMAVFASGFMGSVSGSAVANTVGTGSITIPMMKKTGFPSKFAGGVEAAASTGGQLMPPIMGAGAFIMSQWTQIPYLTIVGVAFIPAIMYFVSVAFFVHLRAKKLGIKPIPEKDIPRIGQVMKEGWNFFIPIGALMGLLMYGFTPTFAACGGIAAIVVSSWLNPKTRMSGRDIMDALASGGQNMVTTGVILLCSGIVVGVVLMVGMGIKFSMLITMIAGNSLMLTIVMVAIASLVLGMGLPVTASYIVLAVLAAPAMQMLGTSLIAAHMLIFWYSQDANVTPPVCLAAYSASGISGSKPLETGFESWKIAKGLYIIPLLFCYTPILFEGPLWQVAETVITATAGLFCFAVFFEGFNTYALNIGQRLLYAGTATLLLWPDMRLHAAGAALLIVMMLRERSVFRKQAFEAV, from the coding sequence ATGGCTGACACTACTTCCACTAAAGCGGCAGTCAAGAAAGACTCAGGCGGGGAAACCCTTGCGATCAAACGCGTGATCGAGGGGCGCACCGCACAGCTTTTATATGCCACGGGCATCATCTGTTCCCTGTTTCATCTCTGGGTAAACACCATCGGCATCATGCCGGAAATTCAGCGCAATGCTGTACACTACTCATTCATGCTCTTTATCGGATTCCTGCAATATCCGATGCTCAAACGACATGCCCGCGAGACTCTGCCTATTGACTATTTTCTGGCAATTTTATCGTTCGCCACCGGACTTTATCTCGTATTTTTCGAAGATGCTCTGCACATGCGCAATGAAGTACCGATTATGGCAGATCTCATTGCAGCAGGGTTAGCGATTGTTCTTTTAATGGAAATAACCCGGCGAACCACCGGGCTGCTCATCCCCTGTCTGGCTGCGATTTTTCTGTTCTACGGACTGGGCGGCGGGCAGTATCTGGACGGGCTCTGGCATTTTCCGGGCGTGACCGTACAGCGCATGCTTTACCGCATGTACTTTGCCCCGGACGGAATATTCGGAACCATTGCGACGATCTCAAGTACTTTTGTATTTTTATTCGTACTCTTTGCCTCGTTCCTGATCAAATCAGGAGCCGGGGAATTCATCATCAAGCTAGCTATGGCTAGTATGGGCCGCACCATCGGCGGGCCTGCCAAAATGGCGGTTTTTGCCTCCGGCTTTATGGGGTCGGTATCCGGCAGCGCGGTTGCAAACACAGTGGGCACCGGGTCCATCACAATTCCTATGATGAAAAAAACCGGATTCCCCAGCAAATTTGCCGGGGGAGTTGAAGCGGCAGCATCCACAGGCGGTCAGCTTATGCCGCCCATTATGGGAGCTGGTGCATTCATCATGAGCCAGTGGACCCAGATTCCCTACCTGACAATTGTAGGCGTGGCCTTCATTCCGGCGATCATGTATTTTGTCAGCGTAGCTTTCTTTGTCCATTTGCGGGCCAAAAAACTGGGTATCAAACCCATTCCCGAAAAAGACATTCCACGCATCGGTCAGGTTATGAAAGAGGGCTGGAACTTCTTCATACCCATCGGCGCGCTCATGGGGCTGCTCATGTACGGATTCACCCCGACCTTTGCGGCCTGCGGCGGAATAGCGGCTATCGTCGTTTCCAGCTGGCTCAACCCCAAAACCCGCATGTCCGGGCGAGACATCATGGACGCCCTTGCTTCCGGCGGTCAGAACATGGTCACCACCGGGGTCATCCTGCTCTGTTCCGGCATTGTGGTCGGCGTAGTACTCATGGTCGGCATGGGAATTAAATTTTCCATGCTCATTACCATGATTGCGGGCAACAGCTTGATGCTGACCATCGTCATGGTCGCCATAGCATCCCTCGTATTGGGCATGGGACTGCCTGTAACCGCCTCCTACATCGTTCTGGCGGTTCTGGCTGCCCCGGCCATGCAAATGCTCGGCACAAGCCTTATCGCGGCCCATATGCTGATTTTCTGGTACTCTCAGGATGCCAATGTGACCCCGCCGGTCTGCCTCGCGGCTTACAGTGCTTCGGGCATATCGGGATCAAAACCGCTGGAAACGGGCTTTGAGTCATGGAAAATAGCCAAGGGACTCTACATAATCCCCCTGCTTTTCTGCTACACCCCGATCCTTTTCGAAGGCCCGCTCTGGCAGGTTGCCGAAACAGTGATCACCGCCACAGCAGGTCTTTTCTGCTTCGCGGTATTCTTTGAAGGGTTCAACACCTACGCTTTGAACATAGGTCAACGGTTGCTCTACGCAGGCACAGCAACACTGCTGCTCTGGCCCGACATGCGGCTGCATGCTGCGGGTGCGGCTTTATTGATTGTAATGATGCTGCGTGAGAGGTCGGTGTTCAGGAAACAGGCCTTTGAAGCTGTATAG
- the gltX gene encoding glutamate--tRNA ligase has product MAKTVTRFAPSPTGHLHIGGARTALFAWLLAKHDGGEFVLRIEDTDRERSKQEYTDAILDSMKWLGMDWNEDPVYQSDRFDLYNGYIDQLLDEGKAYWCDCTSEQVNAMREKAMKEKRKPKYDGSCREKNLGPGENRVVRFKAPLEGRTNFTDMIKGPISVENAEMDDMILRRSDGSPTYNLAVVVDDHTMGVTSVLRGDDHVNNTPRQIQLYQALGWDVPKFGHVPMILGPDKKKLSKRHGALSVMEYEKMGYLPEAVVNYLVRLGWSHGDQEIFSREELIELFNTDHLGNSPSVFDTKKLDWVNSEYIKAKAPADLIPGMRSFLPEGVEAEDAYLEKIIPLLQPRSTNYKEMADMCDFFLVDSAALEYDEKAVAKVFKPEAVEILKELTARIEADQEYSHDSLEAVCKGFLEEKEFKFKAIGQPVRLALCGRTQSPGGLYDLMLVLGKDETVARMNRAVSLV; this is encoded by the coding sequence ATGGCTAAAACCGTAACAAGATTCGCACCCAGCCCCACTGGGCACCTGCATATCGGCGGAGCACGCACCGCACTTTTCGCATGGCTTCTTGCCAAGCACGACGGCGGAGAGTTTGTGCTGCGCATCGAAGACACCGACCGTGAACGTTCCAAGCAGGAATACACTGACGCCATTCTAGATTCTATGAAATGGCTGGGCATGGACTGGAACGAAGATCCAGTCTACCAGAGCGACCGCTTCGACCTTTACAACGGCTACATCGACCAACTGCTGGATGAAGGCAAAGCTTACTGGTGCGACTGTACCTCCGAACAAGTTAATGCCATGCGCGAAAAGGCCATGAAGGAAAAACGCAAGCCAAAATATGACGGTTCCTGCCGCGAGAAAAATCTCGGCCCCGGCGAAAACAGGGTTGTACGTTTCAAAGCTCCCCTCGAAGGCCGCACCAATTTCACTGACATGATCAAAGGCCCCATCAGCGTTGAGAATGCTGAAATGGACGACATGATCCTGCGCCGCAGTGACGGCTCCCCCACCTACAACCTCGCAGTTGTAGTGGATGACCATACCATGGGCGTTACCAGCGTTCTGCGCGGTGATGACCACGTTAACAACACCCCGCGCCAGATCCAGCTCTATCAAGCTCTCGGCTGGGATGTACCCAAGTTCGGTCACGTGCCCATGATCCTCGGCCCGGACAAGAAAAAGCTTTCCAAGCGTCACGGTGCGCTTTCCGTTATGGAATACGAAAAAATGGGTTACCTGCCCGAAGCAGTGGTCAACTACCTCGTGCGCCTCGGCTGGTCCCACGGCGATCAGGAAATCTTCTCCCGTGAAGAATTGATCGAACTTTTCAATACCGACCATCTCGGCAATTCCCCGTCAGTATTCGATACCAAGAAACTGGATTGGGTAAACAGCGAGTACATCAAAGCCAAGGCTCCTGCGGACCTGATCCCCGGCATGCGTTCCTTCCTGCCCGAAGGTGTGGAAGCTGAAGATGCATACCTTGAAAAGATCATCCCCCTGCTTCAGCCCCGCTCCACCAATTACAAAGAAATGGCCGATATGTGCGATTTCTTCCTCGTGGACAGCGCGGCACTGGAATACGATGAAAAAGCTGTTGCCAAAGTATTCAAGCCCGAAGCAGTGGAAATCCTCAAGGAACTGACCGCGCGTATTGAAGCTGACCAAGAATACAGCCACGATTCCCTTGAAGCGGTCTGCAAAGGCTTTCTTGAAGAGAAAGAGTTTAAATTCAAGGCTATCGGCCAGCCCGTGCGTCTCGCGCTCTGCGGTCGTACTCAGTCTCCCGGCGGCCTTTACGACCTTATGCTCGTACTCGGCAAGGACGAGACCGTAGCCCGCATGAACCGCGCTGTAAGTCTGGTATAA
- a CDS encoding gamma-glutamyltransferase family protein yields MSPYEISSHKQPEFIFNSRRSPVYATKGMVASSQPLATEAGLEILRAGGNAADAAIAVAAALAVIEPCSTGLGGDAFALFYNAAHKKVSALNGSGKSAQDISLEKITAMGISGELPLRHAMIVNTPGALALWADLVEQHGSLELSAILSPAIRYAMQGFPVSPVTAQLWSEGTDILKKSPGGEQLLLNGKAPRCGEIMLNRNLGLLLARLADCSPMQAKKLFYQGDIAERIVKIIRNNGGFLSKRDMSEHTSLFQDSISIDYHGYEIHQCPPNGQGLAALLALNTLAGIDVAGLGTPDSPERIHHMIEAMRLGFADARQHVADPQYYLSPLNELLSPAYGTKRAGLIIPDRANPKAKSGVPVNSSDTVYFCVVDKDGNGCSMVNSVYMGFGTGIVPEGLGFSLQNRGHNFSLDPAHPNALAGGKRSYHTIIPGICLRKDKSLHSTFGVMGGFMQPQGHMQVISAMLDDGADPQEALNRLRFCIEPGEAGGKVCLEEGLLDETAKKLSSMGHDIEMRNGYERTLFGRGQIIVRDQNKGTLCSGCDPRSDGYAAGLC; encoded by the coding sequence ATGTCCCCTTATGAAATTTCCAGCCACAAGCAGCCTGAATTCATATTTAATTCACGCCGTTCCCCGGTCTACGCCACTAAAGGTATGGTTGCTTCAAGCCAGCCGCTGGCAACTGAAGCCGGACTGGAAATTTTGCGGGCCGGGGGCAATGCAGCAGACGCAGCCATCGCTGTTGCCGCGGCACTTGCCGTGATCGAACCATGCAGCACAGGGTTGGGTGGAGATGCATTCGCACTCTTTTACAATGCAGCTCATAAAAAAGTTTCCGCCCTGAACGGATCAGGTAAATCTGCGCAGGATATTTCCCTTGAAAAAATAACCGCTATGGGCATATCCGGCGAACTTCCCCTGCGCCATGCCATGATTGTAAACACCCCCGGTGCCCTCGCGCTCTGGGCGGATCTGGTAGAACAGCACGGAAGCCTTGAGCTTTCTGCGATTCTCAGTCCGGCAATCCGCTACGCCATGCAGGGGTTCCCGGTCAGTCCGGTAACAGCTCAACTATGGTCCGAAGGAACCGATATCTTAAAAAAAAGTCCCGGCGGGGAACAGCTGCTTCTAAACGGAAAAGCACCACGCTGCGGCGAAATCATGCTTAACCGCAATCTGGGTCTGCTCCTTGCCCGGCTGGCCGATTGTTCGCCCATGCAAGCTAAAAAGCTATTTTACCAAGGTGACATTGCAGAAAGAATCGTTAAAATTATCCGGAATAACGGCGGATTTCTGTCTAAAAGAGACATGTCTGAACATACCAGCCTGTTTCAGGACTCCATCAGTATTGATTACCATGGCTACGAAATTCACCAATGCCCGCCCAACGGACAAGGCTTAGCGGCCCTGCTGGCCCTGAACACACTTGCGGGCATTGATGTAGCTGGACTCGGCACGCCGGACTCCCCGGAACGCATACATCATATGATTGAAGCCATGCGGCTGGGATTTGCGGATGCAAGGCAACATGTGGCTGATCCGCAATATTACTTGTCCCCGCTAAATGAACTTCTTTCCCCTGCTTATGGAACCAAAAGAGCTGGTTTAATTATCCCGGACCGTGCCAACCCGAAAGCTAAATCAGGCGTTCCGGTTAACTCTTCGGACACAGTATATTTCTGCGTTGTAGACAAGGACGGCAACGGCTGCTCCATGGTCAATTCCGTTTACATGGGCTTCGGCACCGGAATCGTACCCGAAGGGCTTGGTTTTTCCCTGCAAAACCGGGGACACAACTTTTCCCTCGACCCGGCCCATCCTAACGCGCTTGCAGGGGGCAAACGTAGCTACCACACCATTATTCCCGGCATCTGCCTGCGCAAAGACAAATCACTGCACTCAACTTTCGGGGTCATGGGCGGATTCATGCAGCCACAAGGCCACATGCAGGTAATTTCAGCCATGCTGGATGACGGGGCCGATCCGCAGGAAGCCTTGAACAGGCTACGTTTCTGCATCGAACCGGGGGAAGCTGGAGGCAAGGTATGCCTTGAAGAAGGACTGCTCGACGAAACCGCAAAAAAACTGTCTTCCATGGGGCACGACATTGAAATGCGCAACGGGTATGAACGCACACTTTTCGGGCGGGGACAAATAATAGTCCGTGACCAAAACAAAGGAACTCTATGCTCCGGATGTGATCCACGCTCTGATGGATATGCTGCCGGACTGTGTTAA
- a CDS encoding STAS/SEC14 domain-containing protein, with amino-acid sequence MITIMKESSGPMLAVTATGTVSGEDYTEIWIPALKKAIDEYGKCRCLLYMDENFKGWDLKAMWEDTKFGFAHRNDFEKLAVVGGPSWVEWGTKVAGILVSGEVKTYSAEELDAALKWVAE; translated from the coding sequence ATGATCACAATCATGAAAGAAAGCAGCGGCCCAATGCTGGCCGTAACTGCAACAGGCACGGTTTCAGGCGAAGATTATACTGAGATATGGATTCCGGCCCTGAAGAAGGCGATTGATGAATATGGCAAATGCAGATGTCTGCTCTACATGGATGAAAATTTCAAAGGCTGGGACTTAAAAGCCATGTGGGAAGATACTAAATTCGGATTCGCCCACCGTAACGATTTTGAAAAACTTGCTGTTGTCGGCGGCCCGTCATGGGTGGAATGGGGAACCAAAGTGGCCGGGATATTGGTCAGCGGCGAAGTGAAAACCTATTCTGCTGAAGAGCTTGATGCGGCCTTAAAATGGGTAGCTGAATAA
- a CDS encoding beta-ketoacyl-ACP synthase III, producing the protein MSTFSHIRGLGFHVPERLYTNSDLEKFVDTNDEWITTRTGIKQRHVVEDETCLDLAYEASLKALKAADMKAEELTHVIIATFTGDMPVPTTSCLLMERLGIKNIAAMDLSAACSGFVYAIEVARALINLDPTAKILVCGAEVVTSRVNWEDRSTCVLFGDGAGAAVMTAGTDGEPGKVLDTLVRANGGPGMNLTIKGAGSAYPYKMGDTVGAENFVEMQGREIYKHAVRSMTSISNEILEKQGLTTEDVDVLLPHQANMRIIEAVGKKLKIPREKVFANVDKYGNTSAASIPIALADAKESGFIKDGDLVLLATFGGGLTWGSSLIQF; encoded by the coding sequence ATGAGTACTTTCTCGCACATCAGGGGCCTTGGTTTCCATGTCCCTGAGCGACTATACACCAATAGTGACCTTGAGAAATTCGTTGATACCAACGATGAATGGATAACCACCCGCACCGGAATCAAACAACGCCATGTTGTTGAAGACGAAACATGCCTGGACCTTGCTTATGAGGCTTCTCTGAAAGCACTCAAAGCCGCAGACATGAAAGCGGAAGAACTCACCCACGTAATCATCGCCACCTTCACCGGCGATATGCCTGTTCCCACCACATCCTGCCTGCTCATGGAGCGGCTGGGGATCAAAAACATAGCAGCCATGGACCTTTCCGCGGCCTGCTCTGGTTTTGTCTATGCTATAGAGGTGGCCCGGGCACTTATCAATCTCGATCCCACTGCGAAAATTCTGGTCTGCGGAGCTGAAGTTGTCACCAGCCGTGTAAACTGGGAAGACCGTTCCACCTGCGTGCTCTTCGGAGACGGTGCAGGCGCGGCAGTCATGACTGCCGGAACAGACGGTGAACCCGGAAAAGTACTCGATACCCTCGTACGCGCTAACGGCGGCCCCGGCATGAACCTGACCATCAAGGGCGCAGGTTCCGCCTATCCGTACAAAATGGGCGATACCGTAGGTGCCGAGAACTTCGTAGAAATGCAGGGACGCGAAATTTACAAGCACGCAGTCCGCTCCATGACCTCCATCTCCAATGAGATTCTTGAAAAACAGGGACTCACTACTGAAGATGTGGACGTGCTGCTGCCTCATCAGGCCAATATGCGCATCATTGAGGCCGTGGGTAAGAAGTTGAAAATCCCCCGCGAAAAAGTTTTTGCGAACGTGGACAAATACGGCAACACTTCCGCCGCATCCATTCCCATCGCACTTGCCGACGCAAAGGAATCCGGCTTTATCAAGGACGGTGATCTGGTCCTGCTGGCAACCTTCGGTGGCGGCCTGACCTGGGGATCTTCACTGATCCAGTTTTAA
- the rpmF gene encoding 50S ribosomal protein L32, with protein sequence MAQPKKKTSKSRRNMRRSHDHVATPNVVYCECGEPIIPHRACSSCGTYKGRQVINSEDA encoded by the coding sequence ATGGCACAGCCGAAAAAGAAAACATCCAAATCCCGCAGAAACATGCGTCGTTCACACGACCACGTAGCAACCCCCAACGTAGTATACTGCGAGTGTGGTGAACCCATCATCCCTCACAGAGCTTGCTCTTCTTGCGGTACCTATAAAGGTCGTCAGGTAATCAATTCCGAAGATGCCTAA
- a CDS encoding DUF177 domain-containing protein has translation MSELWITLNDLPEEGENFVFEDQNFWSDKWKQYKVAVTAGAPLISNVYILPQDKGCLIRGGTSGSVTFACDRCTADFKHQISTEFEEYEQVAENGDDELSPVVKTKEGLKLDLGALLWEHFAMALPIKPLCNENCKGLCAKCGADLNKGDCECEKEEGDPRLAVFRNLKIKN, from the coding sequence ATGTCTGAACTATGGATTACATTAAATGACCTCCCTGAAGAGGGAGAAAATTTCGTTTTTGAGGACCAGAACTTCTGGTCTGACAAATGGAAACAGTATAAGGTGGCCGTCACCGCAGGCGCACCTCTGATCTCTAATGTCTATATCCTTCCGCAGGACAAAGGCTGTTTGATCAGGGGAGGAACCTCCGGGTCCGTAACATTTGCATGTGATAGATGTACGGCAGACTTCAAGCACCAAATTTCTACCGAGTTTGAGGAATATGAGCAGGTCGCAGAAAACGGGGATGACGAATTATCTCCTGTTGTAAAGACCAAAGAAGGCTTAAAACTCGATCTCGGTGCCCTCCTCTGGGAACATTTCGCAATGGCACTGCCCATCAAGCCACTTTGCAATGAAAATTGTAAAGGCTTGTGCGCCAAGTGTGGAGCCGACCTTAATAAAGGCGACTGCGAATGTGAGAAGGAAGAGGGAGACCCAAGGCTTGCGGTTTTCCGCAATCTTAAGATAAAGAACTAA
- the rpmB gene encoding 50S ribosomal protein L28 encodes MSQVCDICGKGPQTGNNVSHAHNKSKRRFMPNLQKVRTQLPSGEVKSIKACTRCIRSGAVIKPVANKKVS; translated from the coding sequence ATGTCCCAGGTATGCGATATATGCGGTAAAGGTCCTCAGACTGGCAACAACGTTTCCCATGCTCACAACAAGTCCAAGAGACGTTTCATGCCTAACCTGCAGAAAGTCCGCACTCAGCTTCCCAGCGGTGAAGTAAAAAGCATTAAAGCTTGTACTCGCTGCATCCGCTCCGGTGCTGTTATCAAGCCCGTAGCAAACAAAAAAGTAAGCTAG
- a CDS encoding TAXI family TRAP transporter solute-binding subunit gives MFKKFSCLVLTCMLCLTFTAAPSQASDKNLIIATATTGGTYYPVGVAIGTLVSIKLAKADKITATAINSAGSGENVQMLKNKEADLAILQALFGLNAYKGEGPYKGKAFKDFRSITMLWENVEHFPLLNKYVKNGDISDLKGLDKKFSIGKRGSGTEGSGRTLLKLMGVDVKKDLVLEFLGYTPSAQAMMDGRISGANIPAGPPAAAITQLYAQLGADDVTVLEFTDAQLAKIQKEYPIWSRYVIPAKTYPSQDKEIRTIAQPNFLACRADLPDEVVYKITKTIFENLPFLNNIHKATKAMSLERATAGLPAPLHPGAEKFYREVGVIK, from the coding sequence ATGTTCAAGAAATTCTCGTGCCTCGTCTTGACCTGCATGCTCTGTCTTACCTTTACAGCCGCACCTTCACAGGCAAGTGACAAAAACCTGATCATTGCCACCGCCACCACAGGCGGAACCTACTACCCCGTTGGCGTTGCCATCGGCACACTGGTCAGCATCAAGCTTGCCAAGGCCGATAAAATCACCGCCACTGCCATCAACTCCGCAGGGTCCGGCGAAAACGTGCAGATGCTCAAGAATAAAGAAGCTGACCTCGCAATTCTTCAAGCTCTCTTCGGCCTCAACGCATACAAAGGCGAAGGGCCTTACAAGGGCAAAGCATTTAAGGATTTCCGTTCAATCACCATGCTCTGGGAAAATGTTGAACATTTCCCCCTGCTCAACAAATACGTAAAAAATGGTGACATCTCCGACCTCAAGGGACTGGACAAAAAATTTTCCATCGGCAAACGAGGCAGCGGCACCGAAGGTTCCGGACGCACTCTTCTCAAACTCATGGGTGTGGATGTCAAAAAGGATCTCGTACTTGAATTCCTCGGCTACACCCCTTCCGCACAGGCGATGATGGACGGACGTATTTCCGGGGCAAACATCCCCGCAGGACCTCCCGCAGCAGCCATCACCCAGCTTTACGCTCAACTCGGAGCGGATGATGTAACCGTGCTTGAATTCACCGATGCCCAGCTTGCAAAAATCCAGAAGGAATACCCCATCTGGAGCCGTTATGTGATCCCTGCAAAGACCTATCCTTCTCAGGACAAGGAAATCAGAACAATCGCCCAGCCCAACTTTCTGGCCTGCCGCGCTGACCTGCCCGACGAAGTGGTCTACAAGATCACCAAAACAATTTTCGAAAACCTGCCCTTCCTGAACAACATCCACAAGGCCACCAAGGCCATGTCGCTGGAGCGTGCAACCGCAGGACTGCCCGCGCCCCTGCATCCCGGTGCTGAAAAATTCTACCGTGAAGTCGGTGTTATAAAATAG
- the plsX gene encoding phosphate acyltransferase PlsX, with the protein MPNIIPRIAVDAMGGDYGLSVIVPAAVSAAKTGLPITLVGDEHMIRSELEKLDTGSCVIDIVHASQVVTMEDKPADAMRKKKDSSIQVACRLVKEGKADGVVSAGNSGATVACGMFTIGRIKGVLRPGMAGILPTEKKPMVLLDVGANVDSKPEHLFQFGLMADVLARDVLGYEKPRIGLLTIGEEEGKGNSLVKTTYDMLKNSSLNFVGNIEGRDIFTGDVDIAVCDGFVGNVALKLAEGLAHSFGSLLKGELKRDIVSKLGAMLAMKAFKRFSRLLDKSEYGGAPVLGLKGIVLVCHGKADSRAMEKAIEMAATFVKNDAVAHLKEGLAAHKEITAPKL; encoded by the coding sequence ATGCCTAACATAATACCCCGCATTGCCGTAGACGCCATGGGTGGCGATTACGGCCTTTCGGTTATTGTCCCGGCAGCGGTAAGTGCCGCTAAAACGGGACTCCCGATTACGCTGGTAGGTGATGAGCACATGATCCGGTCCGAGCTTGAAAAGCTTGATACCGGATCATGTGTTATTGATATTGTCCATGCTTCTCAGGTTGTCACAATGGAAGACAAGCCTGCCGACGCAATGCGTAAGAAGAAGGACTCATCAATTCAAGTCGCATGCAGACTGGTTAAGGAAGGCAAGGCCGACGGAGTCGTCAGTGCCGGTAATTCCGGCGCCACTGTTGCCTGCGGCATGTTCACCATCGGCCGGATCAAGGGCGTCCTGCGTCCGGGTATGGCCGGAATTCTGCCCACGGAAAAGAAACCCATGGTCCTGCTTGATGTAGGAGCCAATGTGGATTCCAAGCCAGAACACCTTTTCCAGTTCGGTCTCATGGCCGATGTACTGGCCCGTGACGTGCTGGGTTACGAAAAACCCCGCATAGGTCTTCTGACCATCGGTGAAGAGGAAGGCAAAGGCAACTCACTGGTAAAGACCACCTACGATATGCTCAAAAATTCTTCCCTGAATTTTGTCGGCAATATCGAAGGTCGCGATATTTTTACCGGGGATGTTGATATTGCCGTTTGTGACGGTTTTGTGGGCAACGTGGCACTCAAATTGGCCGAAGGACTGGCACACAGTTTCGGAAGCCTGCTGAAGGGCGAACTCAAACGAGATATTGTTTCCAAACTGGGAGCAATGCTCGCAATGAAAGCTTTCAAAAGATTCAGCAGACTGTTAGATAAATCCGAGTACGGCGGAGCTCCGGTTCTCGGATTGAAAGGAATTGTCCTTGTCTGCCACGGTAAAGCCGATTCCCGCGCAATGGAAAAAGCCATCGAAATGGCTGCCACCTTTGTCAAGAATGATGCTGTAGCCCATTTGAAAGAAGGGCTCGCCGCCCATAAGGAAATCACCGCACCTAAATTGTAG
- a CDS encoding HPP family protein yields the protein MNYLDKMKGGGQCPPRTSLSEILWSWLGAFCGILPVALLNYNIFAGTDLVFIIGSFGASAVLIYGAVTSPLAQPRNLMGGHIISALIGVACYKMFPDQLWLAAPLAVATAIAVMHITKTLHPPGGASALIAVIGSPKLHALGYWYAVVPVGVSAFIMLIVAVLVNNMAKNRRYPVFWY from the coding sequence ATGAATTATCTTGATAAAATGAAAGGCGGGGGCCAGTGTCCGCCGCGAACCAGTTTGAGTGAAATTCTCTGGTCATGGCTGGGGGCGTTCTGCGGGATTCTGCCCGTGGCATTATTGAACTATAATATTTTTGCCGGGACTGATCTGGTTTTTATCATCGGCTCATTCGGTGCTTCCGCAGTGTTAATTTATGGAGCGGTGACCAGTCCTTTGGCTCAGCCCCGCAACCTTATGGGAGGTCATATCATTTCCGCCCTGATCGGGGTGGCCTGCTACAAAATGTTTCCGGATCAGCTCTGGTTGGCGGCCCCGCTGGCCGTGGCAACCGCAATCGCGGTCATGCATATAACCAAAACCCTGCATCCTCCGGGAGGGGCTTCCGCCTTGATCGCGGTGATCGGATCTCCCAAGCTGCACGCGCTGGGTTATTGGTATGCCGTGGTCCCGGTCGGAGTTAGCGCGTTTATTATGTTGATTGTTGCTGTGCTGGTGAATAATATGGCAAAGAATCGGCGGTATCCTGTTTTTTGGTATTAA
- a CDS encoding ABC transporter substrate-binding protein, translated as MVTINRILGLVVCLLFSSVCAHASGLRLMAEEYPPYSYQVDGEDKGVYVELVQQIQKKLDEESSKIKFYPWARGYKKLQSGDGDVLFPMCMTSERSVMFKFVGPVFWDDIYFYKKKGSRIDLKGIDDAKSVDKISVTRYDIFHLNLASLGYTNLDLSTSPTCDFMKLLNGRVDLVPMGRKVISHFFKRNPELDFNLIERVGSSVFFTTNYIAFALDTPDEVVQKWQEALDELKRNGEWQKIVDKYFPPDQIN; from the coding sequence ATGGTTACAATTAATCGTATTTTGGGGTTGGTGGTATGTCTGCTGTTCAGCTCTGTTTGTGCTCATGCTTCCGGGCTAAGATTGATGGCGGAAGAGTACCCTCCATACAGCTATCAGGTGGATGGTGAGGATAAGGGGGTTTATGTTGAACTGGTGCAGCAGATTCAAAAGAAGCTGGACGAAGAATCTTCTAAAATTAAATTTTATCCATGGGCGCGTGGATATAAGAAATTGCAGTCCGGGGATGGCGATGTTCTCTTTCCTATGTGCATGACCTCAGAACGTTCAGTTATGTTTAAGTTTGTAGGGCCTGTTTTTTGGGATGATATTTATTTTTATAAGAAAAAAGGAAGCCGTATCGATTTAAAAGGAATTGATGATGCTAAGAGCGTCGATAAAATTTCGGTTACCAGATATGATATTTTTCATTTGAATCTGGCCAGTCTGGGATATACCAATCTTGATTTGAGCACATCACCTACATGTGATTTTATGAAACTGCTTAACGGTCGGGTGGATCTTGTGCCCATGGGCCGTAAAGTCATTTCCCATTTTTTTAAGCGCAACCCCGAACTTGATTTCAACCTAATTGAACGGGTCGGTTCATCGGTTTTTTTTACTACAAATTATATAGCCTTTGCATTGGACACACCGGACGAGGTTGTCCAAAAATGGCAGGAAGCCTTAGATGAACTGAAGAGAAACGGCGAGTGGCAGAAAATAGTGGATAAATATTTTCCGCCTGATCAGATAAATTAG